In Fragaria vesca subsp. vesca linkage group LG5, FraVesHawaii_1.0, whole genome shotgun sequence, the genomic stretch TTCTGTTCTTTTCAGCAGTCTGATTATCTGTTCTTCCAAATGAATATTTGACCCCCTTTTTCCTATTTCTCCATCTTGCATCGATGAGTAATAGAAAGACTGCTTAATGAAATAATGGTACCGCTAGATACTTAGCATCAAGAATAAATTATTAAGAGGAGAAGTAGGAACACGAGAAAGAACTGACAATTATATCAAGGTTAAAGTGCTATGTGGTTCGATAGTTGGGTGACTATACTGGAACATTGTGGCCATAGAGACCTATGCAGGCAGATTATCACTTGTGAATTACTTTATGAGTACATCAATCTAAAAGGCTGGATGAGTGATAGTAATAGCCACTAAGTGGATGCATTTCAATCTTTATCATAATCTTGGCATGCTATGTTGCCAAACTGTGTAGAAGATCACATATTTAATGCTAGAAATCATGCTAATCTATACTTATGTATGTTGTATGTGTGCATTAACTTGATGTGAGGGTACGACGATATGTCATGTAAATTAATAGACCTTTTATTTCCTTCAGTACCCGTGAAAGATTAGTACAGATGAGTGTAGTTTACTATTACCATATTTGAAGGATATTTATAGAATTAAAAATATAAATTGATTTTTGACTATTTGATGTGCGACACTTGTGGGTTCATTTTGTATATATTTTCTTTCACAGCATCAAATGGGTTGAGTTGAAGATGGGACAGCTTGGCGTACTTAACAATCCCAACTACAAAATCACTGCTCTTCTAGACCATTTAGCAATGATTACCGTTCAGTCAGATTCGCGTCGAATCTTTGATTGCAAGCCACTAGGCTTAATCTGGGCTCAATTCCCTGAGGTATGTATGGAGTTATTATTGATGTCCATTCTCTATCTCTTATATATTTTTAAACTGATATTGTTCCTTCCTTTGTAACTTAAGTCACAATACAATCATGACCTGTTTTGCCAATACAAGTTATAATCGTAATAAAAAAGAAAATAGAGTTCGTCACGAAACTTTGTTTTTATATCCACCTGCAGTGTGGTTTTGTGGTTCCAAGAACTACAAACAGTATGAAAGTATGTCCATTCCCTTTTTTTCTTTTTTTTTTCCCTTAACCATCAATGTGGTGATGTTTAGCCATTTCATGTTTTTCAGTTCTACAGTTCAAAAAATACTATAATGTTTGATGATCTGCGAAGAAATTTTGTGATGAACCCACAAAATGGTTTGGTCATCAAGCCATTCAGGAAGGCCCATTCTAGCCGAGACACTGATCAGGAGCTTATCAAACTCACATCGTATTTGCTTGCCATTGCGGAACTCGATGATTTGAGCACCCTTGATCATAATTCATGGCAGTCATTTACTGAGGACAATGTCAAAAGACGTCGGCATGAATGACATTTGGAGCACTGGACCAGTTTGTTGCTTACATTGAACTTTTGAGGTATCTAAGTTTTGTCATTCTCCTAGCTCTAATTTCAACTTTTCTTTGATTCTATGCTTCTCTCCAATAAGTTTCTAAAACAAAAATCTTTTTGTTTTTGCGTTTTCTTATTTCATTGTTTTCTTATTTCATTATTGGGGTCAATGTCCATTTATTTCTCATGGAGATTGAGGGTATATATGAAGTTTATAATGAGCATGAAATATGTTTTCACATGATCCTTCTTATAGTTTTCAGTTTTGTTGGAGCATCATATCAGTCATGCAACGATGCATCATGATCAATGTACTGTTGGAGCACATCTAAATATGCCCTCTTTCATTTCAGGGATGTTGAAATTTGCTCTATCTCAGAGATGAGCCAGGTGACTTGAAGCCTTTAGATGGAGTACAATCCTCCCACTTTAATCATCTGTTTCAATATTTGTATGAATTTCTTCAGTAACTGTATAAATTTCATAAATTTTTATAAGGTGTATCTTGCACTATAAGGATACTGTGTTTTGTATTTAAAACTGCTGAGCTACGGCCTACGTATAAGCAGTGATATAGACAATTCATATCAGTTTCTGTGGCTAGACAAACCGTTGAGGTAGTTCTATCAGTGCAAAACAAAGTGGCTCAAGGGTAACGGTGTTCCGGGAAAGGGGCTTAAAATACATAACTGAATAGTCACCGATGGCGCCGGGGTGGAATTACGAAGTCATGGATTTTTACAGGCGGTGGAGGTAGCGTATGCAGCTAGGGTTTGAACTGGTTAATGAAAATTGAACTGAGCCTGTTGTGGAAAAGAAACTTTTCACACGTATAATTCAGTTAAGGAAACGATAAGTGCTCATTCTCAAAACAAAAAAGGAAACGAGGTATGCGCAGTGACAAACTCACCTACTTTAGATGAGAGAAATTCCAATTGTTCTACCTGCTTGATAATTAAGCCAATTAGTACTAATGCATCCATGCAATTCCAGCAGAGCAGAATTCCAGATTTGGAGAACACTTGCAACTAGCAAGCTGTCACTTCCCTTCCTCTATCTGCTCTTCTCTGAGCCTCTGCTTACCCCTCATATACTAAATTTGGCTTATAATTCATTTCAGACTTTTCTTTTTCTTAAGAGAAAAAGAAGTGAAAGAAGGAAAAAAAGAAAAAGAAAAAAAAGACGGAAAACAAATGTGTTCGGTTCGTGTATTGGTTTTGGGTTGTGGTAGTGCTGGAGTCCAGTAATAAATATCAGAGTATTTACTGGCATAATTAAATAATAGTATTTATTATTAACGCATAAATGTTGGCTTGGGTCTTATATATTACATTGGTATTGAGACACTACTACTCTTCTATCAGAATCAAAAACCAGATCATATCAATGATCGTCGATCTCTAAAACAAGGNNNNNNNNNNNNNNNNNNNNGAGAGAGAGAGAGATAGAACTCAGAATGGGTGGTGGTGGCGGCGGCGGCGGTGACGTGGTGTGTAGTTTTACCTTCACCTTGTCTCTGACGATGATCATCTTCTTCTTGTCATCCATTTCGTTATCTTGTAAGTTAGATTATTTTCAGCGTTAGAGACTCTGAGAGGAAATGTTTCTGGTTCATTCTAATAATTCATGACGGTGGTGCAGATGGATACGACCCTTTAGATCCTTATGGCAACGTAACCATCACTTGGGATTTCCTCGCGCAGAGCAACACAGATACTTATGACGTCAGTATCTATCTCTACCTTACCTACGTTTCATTCCTCTCTTTTTTTTATCAAAATTTCGTTCTCCTTTTGTTGATTCTTAATCCATCAACTCTTCTTTCCATTTCATGAACAACTTTTTTTTTCTTTCTTTTTTTGTTTCTGATTTCACGTCGTAGTTACAGCAGAATTGGATTGGTCCTACACTCCTACTCTCCTACTTGTGTAACTGAGTAGGATGGTGCTTTTTCTAACCTTAACCTAGCCAGTCAAGCTCTTTTTTCGTTTTCTTTCTTATTCTTTAGGCAAGAAAAGGAAAACCCATATCAAATCTCGGATATTAGGAAAACCAAATCAAATCTGTGATACAAAGTCAGTAAAACTAGGTAAATAAAGATATGAAAATCCGGATGAAAAATCTCTCATGAATGACTATATTCTCTTGATTAATATTTGGGCCATTTATTCGGATGGATTTTGTTAAAAATTAGGAGATAGTATCTCAGATTGCTTGATTTACAACATTTTTTTATTTATTGATATGCTGCTTTTTATGAACATAGCCATCTTTCTTTCCAATAGATTCTCCACGTTCTATCATTTTCCTGTAATGAAACGTCGAATTATCTTCGCGATTGAAATAGAAAAATTTTGGGACATACAAACGTGGACTAGGCAAACATGAAAAGAATATAAAAACTTCAAGTTCACTAAATTGATTCACTGAATATGGAGTCTAGGACACATTATATAATATATATATATATATATATATATATATGTTTTGTTTAATTTGTTGGTGATATTAGTAGCTAAGCCAGCTAGGCTGATCGATATTAATGTTTTTCTGATGGATGCATGCATGTATATATGCAGATAAAAGTATCAATATACAACCTGCAACAATACAGGCATGTCGAATTCCCAGGATGGAGACTACAATGGAAGTGGAACAAATCGGAAGTGATTTGGGACATGCGTGGTGCCGAGGCAGTTGAGCAAGGAGACTGCTCAGCGTTTAAGGGCTCCGGCGCTGGAGATCTTCCTCATTGCTGCCTGAGGCGGCCCGTCATCACTGATCTGCTTCCTGGAACTCCTTACAACATGCAGTACAAGAACTGCTGCAAGGGAGGTGTTTTGTCATCCATGAACCAAGACCCTTCCAAGTATCTCTCCTCCTTTGGGATGAGCATTGGCAACTTTCATGCTAGCCCCCCAGGATTAAACAGTTCCCTTGATAAGCTTAACCTTACAATGCCTACCGATTTTAATCTTGGGATTCCTGGTTACACCTGTGGAGACGCATTTCTTGTCCCCCCAACGAGGTATATTGATGAGAAAGGACAAGGACGCCGCTGGAAACAAACCCTTGAGACATGGAACATCACATGCACCTACTCTCAGTTCCAGGCTTCTCGCGCTCCCAAGTGCTGCGTGTCCTTGTCTGCCTTCTACAACACCACCATTGTTGGTTGCCCTCGTTGCAGTTGCGGATGCCAAAGACTAGGAGGAGCCAAATGTATCGAGTAATTTTTCTCTCCCCTTTACTCCTAGATAGCTTAATAAATAACTTTACATCCTATCATCATTAAGAAATATTTCATCTTAATTTGGACCAAAAACGTCATTATAAATCTCTCAGCATGGTATGATCGTAACTACGTGCATTGCAGGTCTGGTGACAAGCCTCCTCCTAGTGTGTTGAAACTTCCAACAGAGCAACAAGCAGCCATACCGCCTCCTCTGGTAACATGTTCGCAGCACATGTGCCCCATCAGAGTTCACTGGCATGTCAAGCAGAGTTATAAGGAGTACTGGAGGGTGAAGATCACAATCACCAATCTCAATTTTCTCAAAAACTATACTGATTGGAACTTGGTTGTTCAGCACCCAAACTTAAAAAGCATCAGGCAGCTTTTCAGCTTCAATTACCATCCCCTCACTACTTATGGAAACATCAGTAAGTCCTACGTACCTTCAACTCAGCCTAGCTACCTTTTCGATCTTCAATTGTTTAGTACTTCTATACATTACTAAACAACTAAATATATACTGATCATCAGATGATACGGGCATGTTTTGGGGCATCAAATTCTATAACGATATGATTCTCACCTCGGGAAACCAAGGGAACGCACAATCAGAAATGTTGCTGCACAAGGATGAAGGAACTTTTACGTTCAGAGAAGGATGGGCTTTCCCAAGAAGAATTTCCTTCAATGGTGATGACTGTGTCATGCCCCCTCCAGATGACTACCCCACACTTCCCAATATTGCAGCAACCCTCAACCCTTACCTGCTGTTAGTCTCCTTCATGTTCCTAGCGGTAGCGGTACCGGCTCTTTTCTGATCCTGGTTTGGCCGGAATGGATTAAATGGCCTTCTGTTGTGCACCTAGCTAGTACTTGAACAAGAGAATCAATGCAACATTCCATTTAGTTTAGAGCGTATATATTAGTATATTACTAGCCATCTTTTGGTAAGAGAAATTTTATTAACACACCCTAATTACTAGATACACATCTCATTCTTAATATACAACCTATTGACTTTATTATTTTAACATTTTACTAGATACACATACCCAACCTTCCGACAATACCCTTATTTAAAATACATCACTTATTTACTAAATACACAATCCATTCATTAAATACACATACTTTTCTAGATCTGCAATTCAATTTATTAAAAAAAGGAAAAAGAAAAAAAGAGTATATATATAGCATCATCCCAAGTTCTAGTTTGGTGTTAAGTTTGAACGACCTAGCATGCGTGAACAGTTTAATCTAAATTTCAAACTTCAATTTGAACTATCGATATTAAAACCTTGATAATTTAATATTTGATAAATTAATAACCTCGATTAAATAATATTTTTTGTCAGCCCCGAAATAAAGAATTAGTAAAATTGATGTCGATAAATTAACAATTTCGATTAAATAATATTTTTTGCCGGTCCCGACGTTATTAATTTATAGAGGTTTAAATTATAGGGCTTGGTATCTTCACATACGTTGTTCTCGTATAGAAGAAGAAAATTTTAAGCGGATATTTTATTTTAACAAGTTTTCTTTACTTTTGATATGAATGACTCTTTTGGTAATTTTACGTACCCACAAACTCTTATATAATTTGTATAAAAAAAGAGATGTGTATCTAGCATTTAAAGATGTGTTAATAAAAATTCTCCTTTGGTAAACTTCAGGACTTGGTAACGTCTATAGTTAATAATTATAGTTAATTATTTGAGGACTTGTTTCATGTTTTATCACTTAAATCAGTTTCTGACTTTCTGCACAACGTAAGTAACGACGTCCTTCAATCAAAGATGTTTATTTCTATTCCATGCTATCCCCACGCAAAATCGTAAATTAGAACACTATTCACAGGGAGGCTAAACCAATAAATCAAAGAAACCACGGATTTCATTTATAACATTTTACAGAAGTACACATTCCTATCATAATGCCTTGCATATCCATTCAGCCCAATCACTGTACTATGTCGAAATGGGCAAGAAATGAATTATGCAACACTTATGAATCATATGACTAATTAAGACATACAATAAAGATTGAAGTACTGAACCTTTTCTGAGTTACCACCTCCGGTAAGTCGCCTGCCCCAAGTAGAACTACTTTGGGCAATGACTACCAGGTGCACGGACATTAACTTAACAGAGAAGGACAATAAACAGTGAAAATCAAATTACACAAAGTGAGAAGAAAGGGAGGGCGCCAAGAATGGGATAGCTCGGCCTTGTCCCGCACAAAGAGAAGCAACAAACATGGTCAGGCAGGTGATGGCAACATCAATGGAAAGTAGAGATAAAACACAACAGCTCTGGCTTGACAACACATCTAAATGCGAAGTGCACCAGTGACAGGGTCACGGCCTGCATTTGCATCCTTGTGTTTCAAAGAGAGGTTAGCAAATTGAGAATCAAGGTCTCTGCTGTTATTACGTCTATGACTAGAAGAAGGTCGCTGCTGTTGCTGTTGGTGCTGTTGTTGCTGCTGCTGATACAATGCTCTTAGCCTCCCAATCTCCCTCTCCAACAATTCTTGCTCCACTAAACATGAGGAACTCAAATTTTAGTCGCCTTACAAAATTTTGAATAACAAAAAGAATGGGAAAGAAATAACTACTACAGCTCTGCTGATATGCAATCATCTCTCACCATTGATTAAAAAGACGTTTCTTGTTTATGTGAACAATTATAAAGAGCCAATTCACCCAGCAACTTAAACATGTTCCCCATGAAACATTAACATTCAATGAATTCTATACATGATGGAAAAGAACAATTGAATTACCCTAGTTCTACTTTTGAGACTGTTGCAAGAAACCAACCGTAGCTTTATCTTCTACATCGTAACTATGAAAAGATGGTTATGAAATTGTAGAGTACTATTATTATTAATTCACTACTGCACGACAGGAGAGAATATTTAAATGTCTGGAAAAATTATTTTTACGCCACAGTAAGAGTTTTTGTCTCAAGTGAATCTATTTAACTAGGTTTAAATTAATTAGATACTTTAGGAAGAGGAGCTCCTAAAAGAGTTACCGGTCCTAATAGAATAAAAGGAGCTCAGCACTCAACACAAAAATATTTACTAATCGACAATTGCTAGCATTACGAAATATTCACCTGAACAAGGGATTCATGGTTTGTGAGGTTGTCTAACTAAATTGATTAAATATAACTGTGTCAGGTTCTAACTAGTTAAAAAAAGTTACTATGAGTTTAAGAATCAATGATGATAGGAAGCACTTGAAGAATGGTATACAATGCTTGCATGGTAAACAACCCTAATTTAAGGTTGTAGCAACCTCAACAGAGTTTGAGTGTACACAACCTAGAGGACCATCTGTCATCCTCTCAATAATTTCATTATTATTAGGATAAATATGAGATTTGGATAAATTGATATAATTTCTTGCCACCATATAAAATGAGTTTGTCCTAAATCATGTAATAAATGCAATTCTCAAATGCATTTCTAGATATATTTTCATTTGTAATATAACTTATTGACATTCAATGTATCAACTGTGATATTAATCATCTCTTTCAGCATTCCTAAGTCCATTAGTTTGAGGAATTACAATGATCCAAGCATCAATGACTATAGAAAGGGGCATTTGTCAGGTTTGAGTTGAAAATGAGTTGACAAAATCCCAGCTTGATCACTTCTTTTCGCAGCAGTATCAGAAATGTTCTGCTTTTTTACAGCCTACCAGAGAATGTTCTATGACCTCTTAGTGGCACAAAATATCAGTACAGAGCATACGTATTTGATGCCTATGGTGCACACTAAAAACTTTAAGCAACAGACCTACAGAACAGTGAACATTTCTTCATAGTGTCTGTAGCATCTCCAGGTTTTTAATACATAGATGAACCTGTAACTTTCCAGTTATTTAGTTGAGTGTTCCAGATTGGTACGCACTTGTCTCTGAAACCCTTTGGCTTTTTAGAGCATCCTCTAGTGATACATTGCTTTCAGTACTAAGATTTCCAACATTTTATTCATGTTTATCCAATATTTGAGTTTCCAGTCAACCTGACACTACAATAGGTACGAGATACATCACGTATTCTAAGAGCTTCACACTTCCCTAGTTCCCTGTGCTTCTAAACTTCAAATTTAAAAAGTTTCAAAACTAGTACCTAATACGAATTTGATTCAAGAGATGTTCCTAAATTGAGTAACAGATGAAGCAGAAATGCAGATAGACTATCGGAGCATTAATTGTACAGGTAGAAAACTCACAATATTTAATAAGTTGCTCCTGTGCTATGTTTTCTAATCGCTGCTTGAGAGCTTTGTTCTCCATGCTCAGAATTAGATTCTGCTGGTTTAAAAATTCAAGCTCAGCTGAAACTTCAGTCCCTTCTGCCTGCAGAGTAACAAGGCACAATCAATATATCTTTAATTATCATAGGATCAATGCTCTGTTACCCAAATACCCAATTGCCTGTAAAGATGAATACAGTACTCTAGCTTGTTCTTTCACTTGCCTGTAAAGCTTGCACATTTCTCTCCAGCTCAGCTATGTATTGAAGTTTCCGAACCCGTGAACGTTGAGCAAATTGCCTGTAGTAAATAGTATATCAGTTTCCATACATATTATCTCTAGTCCCATTCTGGGACACACAAATCAAGTTTCCACTATCATGTCCATCAATGAGGTTTCAAGGAAACTGAAACAATCATCGTTATATCCTCCAAAGCACTTTTTATTTCCTCAAGCTTATTCTTGCATCAACGTAAAAAGAAAATCAACGATTCTCAGGATTTTTGCTGAATATACACTTCACCTGTCCTCGCTATGTTTTTCATAAATCTAAGGTATGCATTTTAGAAATGTAACAGTGTAAATAATACCATGTTAGCTATACAGA encodes the following:
- the LOC101308387 gene encoding protein COBRA-like, whose protein sequence is MGGGGGGGGDVVCSFTFTLSLTMIIFFLSSISLSYGYDPLDPYGNVTITWDFLAQSNTDTYDIKVSIYNLQQYRHVEFPGWRLQWKWNKSEVIWDMRGAEAVEQGDCSAFKGSGAGDLPHCCLRRPVITDLLPGTPYNMQYKNCCKGGVLSSMNQDPSKYLSSFGMSIGNFHASPPGLNSSLDKLNLTMPTDFNLGIPGYTCGDAFLVPPTRYIDEKGQGRRWKQTLETWNITCTYSQFQASRAPKCCVSLSAFYNTTIVGCPRCSCGCQRLGGAKCIESGDKPPPSVLKLPTEQQAAIPPPLVTCSQHMCPIRVHWHVKQSYKEYWRVKITITNLNFLKNYTDWNLVVQHPNLKSIRQLFSFNYHPLTTYGNINDTGMFWGIKFYNDMILTSGNQGNAQSEMLLHKDEGTFTFREGWAFPRRISFNGDDCVMPPPDDYPTLPNIAATLNPYLLLVSFMFLAVAVPALF